A window of the Bacteroides thetaiotaomicron VPI-5482 genome harbors these coding sequences:
- a CDS encoding fimbrillin family protein — protein MKRKNFLILLAAGCLFSCQQQDELQETSKEATNFSISIDDALSDPLTRTSNDLFPARNSITTGEVISMAASGQDYTPFIVGKDSRAWNEIGTATGTVTFYAHYPALTDEAATRSGGNKRYLKGGQEHLFGTAEAAPGSQNVSLKFKRMTVPVIILDENDRPYEGEAKVELSLKNEGTQDLLNGTIEINENALSENIEVKKVSEGVTTNVLPQKINAGEEIGTITVGGVTQKISAVEDLDLKAGSTLSVRLSKKFGGGIIDGNVPLYR, from the coding sequence ATGAAAAGAAAAAACTTTTTGATTCTTCTAGCCGCAGGATGTTTGTTCAGTTGTCAGCAACAGGATGAACTGCAAGAAACAAGTAAAGAAGCAACCAACTTCTCTATCTCTATCGACGACGCTCTCTCTGACCCGCTCACCCGTACCAGCAATGATCTGTTCCCTGCCAGAAATAGCATCACTACAGGAGAAGTTATCTCCATGGCTGCCTCCGGTCAGGACTATACTCCGTTTATTGTTGGCAAAGACAGCCGCGCATGGAACGAAATAGGAACTGCCACAGGCACAGTAACCTTCTACGCCCACTATCCGGCATTGACAGACGAAGCCGCTACCAGATCAGGCGGTAACAAACGCTATTTAAAAGGAGGTCAGGAGCACTTGTTCGGAACAGCGGAAGCAGCTCCGGGCAGCCAGAATGTATCGCTGAAATTCAAACGAATGACCGTGCCGGTTATTATACTTGATGAGAACGATCGTCCGTATGAAGGCGAAGCTAAAGTTGAGCTCAGCCTGAAAAACGAAGGTACGCAGGATTTATTGAACGGTACCATAGAAATCAACGAAAATGCGCTGTCAGAGAATATCGAAGTAAAGAAAGTATCCGAAGGCGTTACTACCAATGTTCTCCCGCAAAAGATCAATGCTGGAGAGGAAATAGGAACAATCACTGTCGGAGGAGTCACTCAGAAGATCAGTGCAGTGGAAGATCTTGATTTAAAAGCCGGAAGCACACTTTCTGTCAGATTATCAAAAAAATTCGGAGGCGGTATTATTGATGGCAATGTTCCATTGTACAGATAA
- a CDS encoding nucleoside deaminase, translated as MTKEELMRKAIELSKENVANGGGPFGAVIATKEGEIIATGVNRVTSSCDPTAHAEVSAIRAAAAKLGTFNLSGYEIYTSCEPCPMCLGAIYWARLDKMYYGNNKTDAKNIGFDDSFIYDELALKPADRKLPSEVLLHNEAITAFEAWMSKEDKVEY; from the coding sequence ATGACCAAAGAAGAACTAATGAGGAAAGCAATAGAGCTTTCGAAGGAAAATGTTGCTAATGGTGGAGGCCCGTTCGGAGCTGTCATTGCAACAAAAGAAGGAGAAATTATAGCTACAGGAGTCAACAGAGTAACCTCTTCATGTGATCCCACTGCTCATGCCGAAGTTAGTGCCATACGTGCCGCAGCCGCGAAACTGGGAACATTCAACCTCAGCGGATACGAAATCTATACTTCATGCGAACCTTGCCCGATGTGTCTGGGTGCCATCTATTGGGCACGACTGGACAAAATGTATTATGGGAACAACAAGACAGATGCCAAAAACATCGGTTTTGACGATTCCTTTATTTATGATGAGCTGGCTCTAAAACCTGCCGACAGAAAACTTCCCTCGGAAGTATTATTGCACAACGAAGCCATTACAGCCTTTGAAGCCTGGATGTCCAAAGAAGACAAAGTAGAATATTAG
- a CDS encoding Gfo/Idh/MocA family protein: MSEKMIKWGFIGCGEVTKTKSGPAFQKVEHSEVVAVMSRDGAKAKAYAKERGIRKWYDDAQELIDDPEVNAIYIATPPSSHATYAIMAMKAGKPAYIEKPMAVTYEECTRINRISKETGVPCFVAYYRRYLPYFQKVKEMVENGSIGNVINVQVRFAQPPRDLDYNRENLPWRVQADIAGGGYFYDLAPHQIDLLQDMFGCILEASGYKSNRGGLYPAEDTLSACFQFDNGLVGSGSWCFVAHDSAREDRIEIIGDKGMICFSVFTYEPIGLHTERGREEICIGNPEHVQQPLIQAVVDHLLGKSVCSCDGESATLTNWVMDKILGKL; this comes from the coding sequence ATGAGTGAAAAGATGATTAAATGGGGCTTCATCGGCTGCGGAGAAGTAACCAAAACCAAAAGTGGCCCCGCCTTTCAAAAGGTAGAACATTCTGAAGTAGTAGCTGTAATGAGCCGTGATGGCGCCAAAGCAAAGGCTTATGCGAAAGAAAGAGGAATCAGAAAATGGTATGATGACGCTCAGGAACTGATAGACGATCCGGAAGTAAATGCCATTTATATCGCCACTCCTCCTTCTTCACACGCTACATACGCCATTATGGCTATGAAAGCAGGCAAGCCTGCCTATATTGAAAAACCAATGGCTGTCACTTATGAGGAGTGTACACGCATCAACCGTATTTCTAAGGAAACGGGTGTTCCCTGTTTCGTCGCATATTACCGCCGCTATCTCCCCTACTTTCAGAAAGTGAAAGAAATGGTAGAGAACGGTTCTATCGGTAATGTCATAAACGTACAAGTCCGCTTTGCACAGCCGCCACGTGATTTGGATTACAACCGTGAAAATCTTCCTTGGCGTGTACAGGCTGATATTGCCGGTGGCGGTTACTTCTATGACCTCGCCCCGCATCAGATCGACTTGCTGCAAGATATGTTCGGCTGCATCCTCGAAGCCAGCGGATATAAGAGCAATCGTGGAGGGCTTTATCCTGCCGAAGATACGCTGAGCGCCTGCTTCCAGTTCGACAACGGATTGGTCGGCAGTGGTTCATGGTGCTTTGTTGCCCATGATTCCGCCCGCGAAGACCGCATCGAAATTATCGGAGATAAAGGTATGATCTGCTTCTCTGTCTTTACGTACGAGCCGATTGGTCTGCACACCGAACGCGGCCGGGAGGAAATCTGTATCGGTAATCCTGAGCATGTTCAACAACCTCTTATTCAGGCAGTAGTAGATCATCTGCTCGGTAAGTCAGTCTGCTCATGCGACGGAGAAAGTGCTACCTTGACTAACTGGGTAATGGACAAAATATTAGGGAAGCTCTAA
- a CDS encoding DUF6108 family protein, whose protein sequence is MNKIIRTTLIALLLTFAAHAAAQQGLQIATVFQKYGKQKGVTMVELSNEMLETYQMTLYKSLVFKDASDALPTILRCLEADKKKAKKVKEVVSNGQIKSGYYQLPQLKEDVNRFILFKTGKKDSATLIYIEGELDADDLITMLFMKKE, encoded by the coding sequence ATGAATAAAATCATTCGTACCACACTAATCGCCCTGTTACTTACATTCGCCGCCCATGCGGCCGCCCAACAGGGACTACAGATTGCTACCGTCTTTCAGAAGTACGGAAAGCAAAAAGGGGTAACTATGGTAGAGCTATCCAATGAAATGCTGGAAACTTACCAGATGACTCTCTATAAAAGTCTTGTGTTCAAGGATGCCAGCGATGCACTACCTACGATTCTCCGTTGCCTGGAAGCCGACAAGAAGAAAGCAAAGAAGGTGAAAGAAGTGGTTTCCAACGGGCAAATCAAGTCCGGCTATTACCAGCTTCCCCAGCTCAAGGAGGATGTGAACCGCTTTATCCTCTTCAAAACCGGAAAGAAAGATTCGGCTACCCTTATCTATATCGAAGGAGAACTGGATGCCGACGACCTGATCACCATGTTATTCATGAAGAAAGAATAA
- a CDS encoding RNA polymerase sigma factor: MELKQFKITVVPLRDKLLNYARRMTDDPSDAEDAVQEVMLKLWNLRQKLDEYRSIEAVAMTMTHHLCMDMWRAKRPDTLSLDRVQAPTPSATPERLLEEKDEFRLMREIIDSLPTLQRTIIRMKDIEEYETEEIAEITGCNAEAIRSNLSRARKKVREVYLQTIQERKRRNKA, translated from the coding sequence ATGGAACTGAAACAATTTAAAATAACCGTTGTACCCCTTCGAGACAAGCTGCTGAACTACGCCCGAAGGATGACAGATGATCCTTCGGATGCGGAAGATGCCGTACAGGAAGTCATGCTGAAGCTGTGGAATCTGCGCCAGAAGCTAGACGAGTACAGAAGTATCGAAGCCGTAGCCATGACCATGACGCATCATCTCTGCATGGATATGTGGCGTGCCAAACGACCGGACACTCTATCACTCGACCGTGTACAGGCTCCCACCCCTTCGGCTACTCCGGAGCGACTGCTGGAAGAGAAAGATGAGTTCAGATTGATGCGGGAAATTATCGACTCCCTGCCTACGCTGCAACGAACGATTATTCGCATGAAAGACATCGAAGAGTACGAGACGGAAGAGATTGCCGAAATCACCGGCTGCAACGCAGAAGCCATCCGCAGTAATCTGTCGAGGGCCCGCAAGAAAGTAAGGGAAGTCTATTTGCAAACGATACAAGAACGAAAAAGGAGGAACAAAGCATGA
- a CDS encoding transporter substrate-binding domain-containing protein: protein MKTHPKLRLFRYLLPVVIVLALIFSVRYCGKQEKPLGHPRDYAAIAKEGILHVATEYNSISFYVDSDTVSGFHYELIEAFARDKGLKTEITPVMSFDERLRGLSDGRYDVIAYGILATSELKDSLLLTSPIILNKQVLVQRKANGENDSLYIRNQLDLAQKTLHVVKGSPSILRIQNLGNEIGDTIYIKEIEKYGSEQLISLVAHGDIDYAVCDESIARAVADSLPQVDINTAISFTQFYSWAVSKQSPALLDSLNTWLDKFQKEKEYQKIYRKYYGDK, encoded by the coding sequence ATGAAAACGCACCCGAAATTGAGACTATTCAGATATCTGTTGCCGGTAGTCATTGTACTGGCACTCATCTTCTCTGTCCGCTATTGCGGTAAGCAAGAAAAACCTCTGGGGCATCCGCGTGATTATGCAGCCATCGCCAAAGAAGGCATCCTGCATGTAGCCACCGAATATAATTCAATCAGTTTCTATGTAGACAGTGACACTGTCTCCGGATTCCATTATGAACTGATAGAAGCGTTCGCACGTGACAAGGGGCTGAAAACTGAAATCACTCCTGTCATGAGCTTCGACGAACGGCTGAGAGGATTAAGCGACGGACGCTACGATGTCATAGCCTACGGAATACTGGCAACCAGCGAACTGAAAGATTCTCTGCTTCTCACCTCCCCCATCATACTCAACAAGCAGGTGCTGGTGCAACGAAAAGCGAACGGGGAGAATGATTCACTTTATATCCGAAACCAATTGGACCTTGCCCAAAAGACACTTCATGTGGTAAAAGGCTCGCCTTCTATTCTACGTATTCAGAATCTGGGAAATGAAATCGGAGATACTATTTATATAAAGGAAATAGAGAAATACGGTTCAGAGCAGTTGATTTCGTTAGTTGCTCATGGAGATATCGATTATGCCGTCTGTGATGAAAGCATTGCCCGTGCAGTGGCAGATTCATTGCCTCAGGTAGATATCAATACCGCAATCAGTTTTACTCAATTCTACTCATGGGCAGTCAGCAAGCAATCACCCGCATTGCTCGATAGTTTGAATACATGGCTGGATAAATTCCAAAAAGAAAAAGAGTATCAAAAGATTTACCGGAAATACTATGGTGATAAATAG
- a CDS encoding putative porin — translation MRRILLLYILFSVVGLSAIHAQLNPARQQIDENGRDQYGNQVDPAMIPDKLDSANVEVQGLPPTLYMWRIKNQLGDRTMIPADTTYHHFQNTNLTEGITGHYNYLANLGSPRLSRIFFERRYPEPTIFMESFSSFFIRPTEFNFTNSNVPYTNLTYHKAGNKQNGEERFKSYFSVNVNKKLAFGFNIDYLYGRGYYNNQNTSYFNAALFGSYIGDRYQVQGIYSNNYLKTNENGGITDDRYITAPEEMAEGRKEYESVNIPTVLNASANRNHDFYVFLTQRYNLGFHRDIPQAENDTMPAKQEFVPVTSFIHTIQVERSRHNFRSDDNVENYYKQTLLDKENTFVRDSTVYIGVKNTIGIALLEGFNKYAKAGLTAFASHKLSKYSLMSLDPLKQDKYNETEIYIGGELTKKQGNFLHYHAIGEVGMAGKAIGQFDVKGDIDLNIPLWKDTVSVIARGEISNKLAPFYMRHYHSKHFWWDDDMDKEFRTRIEGELSIANWGTRLRAGVENIKNYTYFNQQALPEQKGGSLQVVSACFNQDFKVGIFHLDNEVIWQKSSDQAVLPLPELSLYHNFYMQFKLAKKVLSVQLGADVRYFTKYDAPAYMPATQQFYLQPEEGKVEIGGYPIVNVYANLHLKRTRFYVMMYHVNQGMSKPNYFLAPHYPINPRVLKFGLSWNFYD, via the coding sequence ATGAGACGAATCTTACTATTATATATATTATTCTCCGTTGTAGGACTGAGTGCTATCCATGCACAGCTCAACCCTGCCCGCCAGCAAATCGACGAGAACGGACGCGACCAATATGGTAATCAGGTAGACCCTGCCATGATTCCGGACAAACTGGATAGTGCCAATGTTGAAGTACAGGGACTGCCGCCTACACTATATATGTGGCGTATCAAGAACCAATTAGGCGACCGGACAATGATTCCGGCAGATACAACTTACCATCACTTTCAGAATACGAATCTTACAGAAGGAATCACCGGACATTATAATTATCTGGCCAATTTAGGTTCACCGCGTCTGTCGCGTATCTTCTTTGAGCGCCGTTATCCGGAACCAACCATCTTTATGGAGTCTTTCTCCAGCTTTTTCATTCGCCCGACGGAATTTAACTTTACGAATAGTAATGTTCCTTATACTAACCTGACCTATCACAAGGCCGGAAATAAGCAAAATGGAGAAGAACGTTTCAAATCTTATTTTTCAGTCAATGTAAACAAGAAGTTGGCTTTCGGCTTTAATATTGATTATCTGTATGGCCGAGGCTACTATAATAATCAAAACACTTCTTATTTTAATGCCGCGCTTTTCGGTAGTTACATTGGCGACCGCTATCAGGTGCAGGGAATCTATAGCAACAACTATCTGAAAACGAATGAGAACGGTGGTATCACTGACGACCGCTACATTACCGCACCGGAAGAAATGGCAGAAGGAAGAAAAGAATATGAATCTGTCAATATCCCTACCGTACTCAATGCCAGTGCCAACCGTAACCATGACTTCTATGTCTTTCTGACACAACGCTATAATCTGGGATTCCACCGGGATATTCCACAGGCAGAAAATGATACGATGCCTGCCAAACAGGAATTTGTTCCGGTCACCAGCTTTATACATACCATTCAGGTAGAACGTTCGCGCCATAATTTCCGTTCGGATGATAATGTAGAAAACTATTATAAGCAAACTCTCCTTGATAAAGAGAATACATTCGTCAGAGACAGTACTGTCTATATCGGAGTCAAGAATACCATAGGTATTGCTTTGCTCGAAGGCTTCAACAAATATGCAAAAGCCGGGTTGACAGCCTTTGCCTCACATAAGCTGAGCAAATATTCATTAATGAGCCTAGACCCGCTAAAGCAGGATAAATACAATGAGACAGAAATCTATATCGGTGGCGAACTGACTAAAAAACAGGGAAACTTTCTTCATTATCACGCAATCGGTGAAGTGGGAATGGCAGGAAAGGCTATCGGACAGTTTGATGTCAAAGGAGATATCGACTTAAATATCCCTTTATGGAAAGATACCGTCAGTGTGATTGCACGCGGAGAAATCAGTAATAAACTTGCGCCATTCTACATGCGTCATTACCACTCCAAACATTTTTGGTGGGATGATGATATGGATAAGGAATTCCGCACCCGTATCGAAGGCGAGCTGAGCATAGCCAATTGGGGGACCCGCTTAAGAGCCGGCGTTGAAAACATAAAGAACTATACTTACTTCAACCAGCAGGCATTACCGGAACAAAAAGGTGGTAGCTTGCAGGTAGTATCAGCTTGCTTCAATCAGGATTTCAAAGTGGGAATCTTCCATCTGGACAATGAAGTAATCTGGCAGAAATCCAGTGATCAGGCTGTACTTCCATTACCGGAACTTTCGCTGTATCATAACTTCTATATGCAGTTCAAGCTGGCGAAAAAAGTATTGAGTGTACAATTAGGTGCTGATGTACGTTACTTCACTAAATATGATGCTCCGGCCTATATGCCTGCTACACAGCAGTTCTACCTGCAACCGGAAGAAGGTAAAGTAGAGATAGGCGGTTATCCGATAGTGAATGTTTATGCTAACTTACATTTGAAACGTACCCGTTTCTATGTGATGATGTATCACGTCAATCAGGGAATGAGCAAACCTAACTACTTCCTGGCACCTCATTACCCCATTAACCCACGTGTGCTGAAATTCGGACTTTCATGGAACTTCTATGATTAA
- a CDS encoding 2-oxoacid:acceptor oxidoreductase family protein, with product MKEEIIIAGFGGQGVLSMGKILAYSGLMEGKEVSWMPAYGPEQRGGTANVTVIVSDDKISSPILSKYDTAIILNQPSLEKFESRVKPGGILIYDGYGIINPPTRKDIKVYRIDAMDAANEMNNAKAFNMIVLGGLLQLRPIVTLENVIKGLKKTLPERHHHLIPMNEEAIKKGMELIHEV from the coding sequence ATGAAAGAAGAAATAATTATTGCTGGATTCGGTGGACAAGGCGTATTGTCCATGGGTAAGATTCTGGCTTATTCCGGACTGATGGAAGGAAAAGAAGTGAGCTGGATGCCGGCATACGGTCCTGAACAACGAGGCGGAACAGCCAATGTGACAGTGATTGTCAGCGATGACAAAATCTCTTCACCGATCCTGAGTAAATATGATACGGCGATCATACTGAACCAGCCTTCACTGGAAAAGTTTGAAAGCAGAGTAAAGCCGGGCGGTATCCTGATCTATGACGGATATGGGATTATCAACCCTCCTACCCGCAAGGATATCAAAGTATATCGCATCGACGCAATGGATGCTGCCAACGAAATGAATAATGCGAAAGCCTTCAATATGATCGTACTTGGCGGTTTACTGCAACTCCGTCCTATCGTAACTCTGGAAAACGTCATCAAAGGATTGAAGAAAACTCTTCCGGAACGCCATCACCACTTGATTCCTATGAACGAGGAAGCGATCAAAAAAGGAATGGAATTAATCCACGAAGTTTAA
- a CDS encoding thiamine pyrophosphate-dependent enzyme gives MTKEEIIKPENLVYKKPTLMNDNAMHYCPGCSHGVVHKLVAEVIEEMGMEEKTVGVSPVGCAVFAYNYLDIDWQEAAHGRAPAVATAIKRLWPDRLVFTYQGDGDLACIGTAETIHALNRGENITIIFINNAIYGMTGGQMAPTTLVGMKSSTCPYGRDVELHGYPLKITEIAAQLEGTAYVTRQSVQSVPAIRKAKKAIRKAFENSMNGKGSNLVEIVSTCSSGWKMTPEKSNKWMEEHMFPFYPLGDLKDKE, from the coding sequence ATGACTAAAGAAGAAATAATCAAACCTGAGAATCTGGTTTATAAAAAACCGACTCTGATGAATGATAATGCCATGCACTACTGCCCGGGTTGCAGTCACGGCGTGGTACACAAGCTCGTTGCCGAAGTCATTGAGGAAATGGGCATGGAAGAAAAAACGGTGGGAGTCTCTCCGGTAGGATGCGCAGTTTTCGCCTACAACTATCTGGATATAGACTGGCAGGAAGCCGCTCACGGACGTGCACCTGCAGTAGCTACGGCTATCAAACGCTTATGGCCCGACCGTCTCGTTTTCACTTATCAGGGTGACGGTGACCTGGCCTGTATCGGTACCGCCGAAACAATCCACGCACTGAACCGTGGCGAAAACATTACCATTATCTTTATCAATAACGCTATCTACGGTATGACCGGCGGACAAATGGCTCCGACGACTCTGGTAGGCATGAAGAGTTCTACTTGTCCTTACGGACGTGATGTCGAACTACACGGCTATCCATTGAAGATTACCGAGATTGCCGCCCAACTGGAAGGAACTGCTTATGTTACGCGTCAGTCGGTACAATCAGTGCCCGCCATCCGCAAAGCCAAGAAAGCAATACGCAAGGCATTCGAAAATTCGATGAACGGCAAAGGTTCCAATCTGGTAGAAATCGTATCAACTTGTAGCTCCGGCTGGAAGATGACTCCGGAAAAATCAAATAAATGGATGGAAGAACATATGTTCCCATTCTATCCGCTGGGTGATTTAAAAGATAAAGAATAA
- a CDS encoding 4Fe-4S dicluster domain-containing protein, producing the protein MAKIKGAIVVDTERCKGCNLCVVACPLDVIALNKEVNMKGYNYAWQVKEDTCNGCSSCAMVCPDGCISVYKVKVE; encoded by the coding sequence ATGGCAAAAATTAAAGGAGCAATCGTAGTCGACACGGAGCGTTGCAAAGGATGCAACCTATGTGTAGTAGCGTGTCCGCTCGATGTAATCGCCCTCAACAAAGAGGTGAATATGAAAGGCTATAACTATGCCTGGCAAGTAAAAGAAGATACCTGCAACGGATGCAGCTCGTGTGCAATGGTTTGTCCCGACGGATGTATCTCAGTGTATAAAGTAAAAGTAGAATAA
- a CDS encoding tetratricopeptide repeat protein, translated as MEQIDNLKELINQGDVDIAIKQLDQLLQDDSVEKDKDMLYYLRGNAYRKKGDWKQALDNYQYAIDLNPDSPAVQARTMAIDILNFYHKDMYNQ; from the coding sequence ATGGAGCAAATAGACAACCTAAAAGAGCTTATCAATCAAGGGGATGTGGACATAGCAATCAAGCAACTGGACCAACTTCTCCAAGACGATTCTGTCGAGAAAGATAAAGATATGCTCTACTATTTACGGGGAAATGCCTACCGAAAAAAAGGAGATTGGAAGCAGGCGCTGGATAACTACCAGTATGCTATCGATCTTAATCCCGACAGCCCCGCTGTTCAAGCCAGAACAATGGCGATAGATATCCTGAATTTCTACCACAAAGATATGTATAATCAATAA
- a CDS encoding AAA family ATPase — protein sequence MEIKERIQLLLSEMNRGVYEKEAEIGLSLLAALAGESILLLGPPGVAKSMVARRLKRAFVDARAFEYLMSRFSTPDEIFGPVSISRLKESDKYERAVDGYLPTADVVFLDEIWKAGPAIQNTLLTVINEKLFRNGDTELKLPLKLLVAASNELPTQGEGLEALWDRFLIRIISTCVKQEEAFYQMLLDDDDEEEQEACRWQISDEEYAGWQKEIRQIKVSAEVLSCITEIRKNLEKVEIQGSEVHRNVYVSDRRWKNIVKLLKASAFIHGRKEVCLTDLLPVYHCLWNEPEECADIRQIVVRALFVPYVKEIAAINLSLKSDLKVSRVREALEKARQKGDRRDDDLMIIDHFYYQIENHGTGNTYIFIVDYKNLKEYSPKDVPATGVMYADPLNPKRTIIRTFSDATKMKEQGAERVTLYRDEKNLYINGVRFPMRRLKRGEQQQLWLGNMTLTDRDYETELETAHGRIEKLVKDLSENIFISEEDKKGVAQYVATLRKEIAWARVDVRKLRYGDES from the coding sequence ATGGAAATAAAAGAACGTATACAGTTGCTGCTGTCCGAAATGAACAGGGGGGTATATGAGAAAGAGGCTGAAATCGGTTTGTCTTTGCTGGCTGCTTTGGCGGGCGAAAGTATTTTGTTGCTGGGACCTCCTGGGGTGGCAAAGTCGATGGTGGCCCGTCGGTTGAAGAGAGCTTTTGTAGATGCAAGGGCATTTGAATACCTGATGTCTCGTTTCTCCACACCTGATGAGATCTTTGGTCCGGTGAGCATCAGCCGTCTGAAGGAATCGGATAAATACGAGCGTGCTGTGGACGGGTATCTGCCTACAGCGGATGTCGTGTTTCTGGATGAAATATGGAAAGCCGGTCCGGCTATTCAGAATACGTTGCTGACGGTCATCAATGAAAAGCTGTTTCGGAATGGAGATACGGAACTGAAACTTCCGTTGAAGCTGCTGGTGGCTGCCAGTAATGAACTGCCTACGCAGGGCGAAGGACTGGAAGCCTTGTGGGACCGTTTCTTGATTCGCATTATCAGCACTTGCGTGAAACAGGAGGAAGCGTTCTATCAAATGTTGCTGGACGATGATGACGAAGAAGAACAGGAAGCATGTCGGTGGCAGATTTCGGATGAGGAATATGCTGGATGGCAGAAAGAGATACGGCAGATCAAGGTATCTGCCGAAGTCCTGTCCTGCATCACAGAAATCCGTAAGAACCTGGAGAAAGTCGAGATTCAAGGCTCGGAAGTACATCGGAATGTCTATGTGAGTGACCGTCGCTGGAAGAATATCGTGAAGCTGCTGAAAGCTTCTGCTTTCATTCATGGTCGGAAGGAAGTCTGTCTGACAGATTTATTACCTGTTTACCACTGCTTGTGGAATGAACCGGAAGAGTGTGCGGATATCCGGCAGATCGTTGTCCGTGCGCTGTTTGTTCCTTATGTGAAGGAGATAGCCGCTATCAACTTATCATTAAAGTCGGACCTGAAAGTGAGCCGCGTGCGTGAAGCATTGGAGAAAGCCCGTCAGAAAGGTGACCGCAGAGACGATGATTTGATGATCATCGATCATTTCTACTATCAGATAGAGAATCATGGTACGGGAAATACCTACATATTTATTGTGGATTATAAGAATCTGAAAGAATACAGTCCGAAGGATGTTCCTGCAACAGGAGTCATGTATGCCGATCCGCTGAATCCGAAGCGAACGATTATACGTACTTTTTCGGATGCCACCAAAATGAAGGAACAAGGTGCCGAAAGGGTGACACTTTACAGGGATGAGAAGAATCTTTATATCAATGGTGTCCGCTTTCCGATGCGTCGGCTGAAGAGGGGAGAGCAACAGCAGTTGTGGCTGGGCAATATGACTCTCACCGACCGGGATTATGAGACGGAGTTGGAGACAGCCCATGGCCGGATTGAGAAATTAGTAAAAGACTTGTCTGAGAATATTTTTATTTCCGAAGAAGATAAAAAAGGGGTGGCACAATATGTGGCGACCCTTCGTAAAGAGATTGCATGGGCACGTGTGGATGTCCGTAAACTGAGATACGGCGATGAGTCTTAG
- a CDS encoding DUF456 domain-containing protein, protein MLDIILIILGVLCLITGLMGCILPFLPGPPVAYLGLVLLHFTDKVQYTTTQLIVWLLIVLVVQVLDYFTPMLGSKYSGGSRWGNWGCIIGTLIGLLFLPWGVIFGPFLGAVIGELLGNKEFSQALRSGVGSLIGFLLGTFLKFVVCGYFCYQFIVGFIRS, encoded by the coding sequence ATGTTAGATATTATTCTGATTATACTAGGTGTGTTATGCCTCATTACCGGACTGATGGGATGTATTCTTCCCTTTCTACCCGGTCCTCCCGTTGCTTATTTGGGATTGGTCCTTCTTCATTTTACGGATAAGGTTCAATACACTACCACACAACTTATTGTATGGCTGCTGATTGTTCTTGTCGTGCAAGTCTTGGACTACTTCACCCCTATGCTTGGCAGCAAGTATAGCGGTGGTAGCAGATGGGGCAATTGGGGATGTATCATCGGGACCCTTATCGGCCTTCTTTTCCTGCCTTGGGGAGTGATTTTCGGTCCGTTCTTGGGAGCAGTTATTGGCGAATTGCTAGGGAATAAAGAGTTTTCTCAAGCACTTAGATCGGGGGTAGGATCATTGATTGGATTTCTACTGGGAACATTCCTGAAATTTGTAGTTTGTGGCTATTTCTGTTATCAGTTTATAGTCGGGTTTATTCGATCATAG